The Euphorbia lathyris chromosome 3, ddEupLath1.1, whole genome shotgun sequence genome contains a region encoding:
- the LOC136224317 gene encoding cytochrome P450 CYP82D47-like, translated as MDLFSNLLAISGVIALLLLIKLWKRPHHNEKMAKLVPEIPGGIPILGHMHLLRDKQNLGRIFGGFADKYGPIFSVRLGKCRAVFISDKPGIKDCFINNDINIASRPPSTQAQFLGYDNSSFGFAPYGRFWRDIRKLATVELLSGRRIKMLNYIPISELNHLMRDLYNNSTGNNGSFKVDITESFQRMVLNTITRMVAGKRVFDGNHLAEKAKGRNLSHIIRELLDVTGQIVPGDVIPFIAWLDIKGVVKTMKNVCDEVGTLVDKWIEEHKMNTNKNEDEKDFIDVMLSEVTNYEEMGLDQSAIIKGTATSIIIGASDTTAISITWILSNLMNHPKVLKRCQEELDLKVGKDRIVQVEDIEKLEYLSAVIKETLRLYPAGPIGTPRIVTEDCYMSGYFVPKGCYLFINIWKVHRDPNLWSNPEEFKPERFLNEKAHLDITGNSYEYLPFSAGRRSCPGNYFAMHIMNLSLARFLQGFNVATPNNQPVDMTEGQNIVMQKEYNLELVLTPRLDPKLYELDCN; from the exons ATGGATTTGTTTTCCAATCTACTTGCAATTTCAGGGGTTATAGCTCTGCTTTTACTAATTAAGCTATGGAAGAGGCCACATCACAATGAAAAAATGGCAAAGCTAGTTCCAGAAATACCAGGTGGCATACCTATACTTGGCCACATGCATCTTCTTCGAGATAAGCAAAATCTCGGACGAATTTTCGGAGGTTTTGCTGATAAGTATGGTCCCATCTTTTCTGTAAGACTTG GTAAATGTCGCGCTGTGTTTATAAGCGACAAACCGGGAATCAAAGATTGCTTCATCAATAACGACATAAACATAGCCTCTCGCCCTCCTTCAACTCAAGCGCAGTTCCTCGGCTACGACAATTCATCGTTCGGCTTTGCCCCTTATGGTCGCTTCTGGCGTGACATCCGAAAATTAGCTACAGTTGAACTTCTTTCCGGGAGAAGGATTAAGATGTTGAACTACATTCCAATTTCAGAGCTAAACCACCTAATGAGAGATCTATATAACAATTCCACAGGCAACAATGGCAGTTTCAAGGTCGATATCACTGAATCTTTTCAACGGATGGTCTTAAACACAATTACAAGAATGGTTGCAGGGAAGAGAGTTTTTGATGGAAATCATCTTGCAGAAAAAGCCAAGGGTCGAAATTTAAGTCATATAATAAGGGAACTTCTTGATGTTACAGGGCAAATTGTACCTGGTGATGTTATTCCATTTATAGCTTGGTTGGATATTAAAGGAGTTGTCAAAACTATGAAGAATGTTTGCGACGAAGTTGGTACGCTTGTCGATAAATGGATTGAAGAACATAAGATGAATACCAATAAAAATGAAGATGAAAAGGACTTCATTGATGTTATGTTATCTGAAGTTACTAATTATGAAGAGATGGGCCTTGACCAATCTGCCATTATCAAAGGAACAGCAACG TCAATCATAATTGGAGCTTCAGATACAACAGCAATATCAATAACATGGATTTTATCCAACTTAATGAACCACCcaaaagtactaaaacgttgcCAAGAAGAACTAGATCTCAAAGTTGGGAAGGACAGAATAGTACAAGTTGAAGACATAGAAAAACTAGAGTACCTCTCAGCAGTGATAAAAGAAACACTTAGATTATACCCTGCAGGGCCAATAGGAACACCAAGAATAGTAACCGAAGATTGTTACATGTCAGGATATTTTGTTCCAAAAGGGTGTTACTTGTTTATAAACATATGGAAGGTTCATAGAGACCCAAATCTATGGTCTAATCCTGAGGAATTCAAACCAGAAAGATTTCTGAATGAAAAAGCACATTTGGATATAACAGGGAACAGTTATGAGTACTTACCATTTAGTGCTGGAAGAAGGTCTTGTCCTGGGAATTATTTTGCAATGCATATTATGAATTTGAGCCTTGCTAGATTTCTTCAAGGGTTCAATGTTGCTACTCCGAATAATCAGCCTGTGGATATGACTGAAGGACAAAATATAGTTATGCAGAAGGAGTATAACCTTGAACTTGTTCTTACTCCTCGTCTTGATCCTAAACTTTATGAGCTTGACTGCAACTAA